The Patescibacteria group bacterium genome has a segment encoding these proteins:
- a CDS encoding FlgD immunoglobulin-like domain containing protein, whose amino-acid sequence SYIGNGNFTSGVACWTPRYINLQWPGFTVQDDHSARLDVNGGHNYYEYTLLQPCAPLPTNRQLQLDLTLGAASPCSVFIAVGSEAKHNFHLWKGYALRRLVDLPVHETITVTTPNPVDTLYLYAGKSTSSVWVKQISLKDGATQSVAEVAGDLVLAPNPMKGAGTVMRLTLETPANVLVEVYNVSGQRVRVLYDGRLQPGPRSIFWDGQDEHGTRVPSGLYFTRCRMNERTYTKTLIVVR is encoded by the coding sequence AGCTACATCGGCAACGGCAACTTCACCAGCGGGGTCGCTTGTTGGACTCCGCGCTACATCAATCTCCAGTGGCCCGGTTTCACGGTTCAGGACGACCACTCGGCTCGTCTGGATGTGAACGGTGGTCACAACTACTACGAGTACACCCTACTTCAACCCTGCGCTCCACTGCCGACGAACCGTCAATTGCAGCTTGACCTCACCCTCGGTGCCGCTTCACCCTGCAGCGTCTTCATCGCCGTGGGTAGTGAAGCCAAACACAACTTCCATCTCTGGAAAGGGTACGCGCTAAGACGGCTCGTGGACCTCCCGGTACACGAGACGATCACGGTGACGACCCCGAATCCAGTTGACACGCTCTACCTCTACGCTGGAAAGTCGACCAGCTCGGTGTGGGTGAAACAGATCAGTCTGAAGGACGGGGCTACACAGTCAGTAGCCGAAGTCGCGGGCGATCTGGTGCTGGCACCCAATCCCATGAAGGGGGCGGGTACGGTCATGCGCCTCACTCTCGAAACACCTGCCAATGTCCTAGTCGAGGTCTACAATGTCTCGGGACAAAGAGTCCGCGTGCTCTACGACGGGCGGCTTCAACCGGGACCGCGGTCAATCTTCTGGGACGGCCAGGACGAGCACGGCACCAGAGTACCCAGCGGTCTCTACTTCACCCGTTGCCGGATGAACGAACGGACGTATACCAAGACGTTGATCGTCGTCAGGTAG